A genomic stretch from Cellulomonas sp. KRMCY2 includes:
- a CDS encoding FAD-dependent oxidoreductase yields the protein MKIVVVGGVAAGMSIAARARRLDEFAEIVVLERGHHVSFANCGLPYHIGQVITERDRLMLQTPQSLSESLDIDVRVGSEVVGIDRAARTVTVRDVDSGELTEETYDALALTPGAIPIRPNLPGIDHPAVHVLRRIGDMDVIKAAVDGGGGAKRQGGIGHAVVIGAGYIGLEMAENLHERGVSVEIVEMADQIMLPLDRELTTTMENYLRAHGVALHLRTAAAAFAERADGQVRVELKDGSVIDTDMVVLAAGVRPSTELAVAAGLELGPRGGIKVDRHMRTSDPHIWAAGDAVEVEHTVLPDTWLIPLAGPANRQGRVAAENICGRETVYESTQGTSVVKVFDMVAGGTGASEKQLVAAGVPYAAVQTHPHGHAGYYPGTAMMHMKLLFAPDTGRILGAQIAGFDGVDKRLDVLATALRAGMTVEDLESLELSYAPPFGSAKDPVNMIGFVAANTLRGDLALWHAGDYPGATDGARIVDVRGPDEFALWHLPGAENVPLKDLRTRQETWDRNVPIRLYCAVGFRSYLAYRSLVQRGFTDVRTLSGGMATFRAFHDVTPSEIDSPTPVISYAETAPAPTSTGVLLDLDCTGLACPGPIMKLQEAIKTLGAGDEVLAHVSDSGFRLDAPAWATKNGHTIVSLVPEGAGYAARIRKGAPVGGTFAAVSGAAARITDKKSFVVFSGDLDKVLAAFILANGAVAMGDEVSMFFTFWGLNALRRDDPPARQRTVMDRVFGAMLPSGAGDLKLSTLHMLGGGTAMIKKVMRANKVPSLPELIGSAQASGVRLVACTMTMDLLGIAQADLIDGVELGGVATFLGEANESNGAFFI from the coding sequence ATGAAGATCGTCGTCGTCGGTGGCGTCGCAGCCGGTATGTCCATCGCCGCTCGCGCGCGTCGGCTCGACGAGTTCGCCGAGATCGTCGTGCTCGAGCGGGGCCATCACGTCTCGTTCGCGAACTGCGGGCTCCCGTACCACATCGGTCAGGTGATCACCGAGCGCGACCGGCTCATGCTGCAGACGCCGCAGAGCCTCAGCGAGTCGCTCGACATCGATGTACGCGTGGGCAGTGAGGTGGTCGGCATCGACCGGGCCGCGAGGACTGTCACCGTCCGCGACGTCGACTCCGGGGAGCTCACCGAGGAGACCTACGACGCGCTGGCGCTGACCCCCGGCGCCATCCCGATCCGACCGAACCTGCCCGGCATCGACCATCCGGCGGTGCACGTGCTGCGCCGGATCGGCGACATGGACGTGATCAAGGCTGCGGTCGACGGCGGCGGCGGCGCCAAGCGGCAGGGCGGGATCGGCCACGCCGTGGTGATCGGCGCGGGCTACATCGGCCTGGAGATGGCCGAGAACCTGCACGAGCGGGGCGTGAGCGTCGAGATCGTCGAGATGGCCGACCAGATCATGCTGCCGCTGGACCGTGAGCTCACCACCACGATGGAGAACTACCTCCGCGCGCACGGCGTCGCCCTGCACCTGCGCACGGCGGCCGCCGCGTTCGCCGAGCGTGCGGACGGCCAGGTCCGGGTCGAGCTCAAGGACGGGTCGGTGATCGACACGGACATGGTCGTCCTGGCGGCGGGTGTCCGGCCGAGCACGGAGCTCGCGGTCGCCGCAGGCCTCGAGCTCGGTCCTCGGGGCGGCATCAAGGTCGACCGCCACATGCGGACCTCGGACCCGCACATCTGGGCAGCCGGTGACGCGGTCGAGGTCGAGCACACCGTGCTGCCCGACACCTGGCTGATCCCGCTCGCCGGGCCCGCGAACCGTCAGGGCCGGGTGGCCGCGGAGAACATCTGCGGCCGGGAGACCGTGTACGAGTCCACCCAGGGCACCTCGGTCGTCAAGGTCTTCGACATGGTCGCGGGCGGGACGGGTGCGTCCGAGAAGCAGCTCGTCGCAGCCGGTGTGCCCTACGCAGCGGTCCAGACCCACCCGCACGGTCACGCCGGGTACTACCCCGGCACGGCGATGATGCACATGAAGCTGCTCTTCGCGCCCGACACCGGTCGCATCCTCGGCGCCCAGATCGCCGGCTTCGACGGCGTCGACAAGCGGCTCGACGTGCTGGCCACGGCATTGCGCGCGGGGATGACGGTCGAGGATCTCGAGAGCCTCGAGCTGTCCTACGCACCGCCGTTCGGCTCCGCGAAGGACCCCGTGAACATGATCGGCTTCGTCGCGGCCAACACGCTGCGGGGCGACCTCGCACTGTGGCACGCGGGTGACTACCCGGGCGCGACCGACGGTGCCCGGATCGTCGACGTCCGTGGTCCGGACGAGTTCGCGCTCTGGCACCTGCCGGGCGCCGAGAACGTGCCGCTCAAGGACCTGCGGACCCGTCAGGAGACCTGGGACCGGAACGTCCCCATCCGGCTCTACTGCGCCGTCGGCTTCCGCAGCTACCTGGCCTACCGCTCGCTCGTCCAGCGGGGCTTCACCGACGTCCGGACGCTCTCCGGCGGGATGGCGACCTTCCGGGCCTTCCACGACGTCACGCCGAGCGAGATCGACTCCCCCACGCCCGTGATCTCCTATGCGGAGACCGCACCGGCGCCGACGTCCACCGGGGTCCTGCTCGACCTGGACTGCACCGGGCTGGCCTGTCCGGGCCCGATCATGAAGCTCCAGGAGGCCATCAAGACCCTCGGGGCCGGCGACGAGGTCCTCGCCCACGTCTCCGACTCGGGCTTCCGCCTCGACGCACCTGCGTGGGCGACCAAGAACGGGCACACGATCGTGTCCTTGGTCCCCGAGGGAGCGGGCTACGCCGCGCGGATCCGCAAGGGCGCACCGGTCGGTGGCACCTTCGCGGCGGTGAGCGGCGCGGCGGCGCGGATCACGGACAAGAAGTCGTTCGTCGTCTTCTCCGGCGACCTCGACAAGGTGCTCGCGGCCTTCATCCTGGCCAACGGCGCCGTCGCGATGGGCGACGAGGTCTCGATGTTCTTCACGTTCTGGGGTCTGAACGCGCTGCGCAGGGACGACCCGCCGGCCCGGCAGCGCACGGTCATGGACAGGGTGTTCGGCGCGATGCTGCCGTCCGGTGCGGGCGACCTCAAGCTGTCGACGCTGCACATGCTCGGCGGAGGTACGGCGATGATCAAGAAGGTGATGCGGGCGAACAAGGTGCCGAGCCTGCCGGAGCTGATCGGCTCGGCCCAGGCGTCCGGCGTCCGGCTCGTGGCGTGCACGATGACGATGGACCTGCTCGGGATCGCGCAGGCGGACCTGATCGACGGGGTCGAGCTCGGCGGGGTGGCGACCTTCCTCGGCGAGGCCAACGAGTCCAACGGCGCCTTCTTCATCTGA
- the trxA gene encoding thioredoxin: MATVNLTTETFDATTEAEGIVLVDFWAAWCGPCRRFGPVFEKISELHPDVVFAKLDTEAEQEIAARLSITSIPTLMIFRDGTLLFADAGALPGKALEDLIAQARGLDMAEVRRQVAAESPAS, from the coding sequence ATGGCCACCGTCAACCTGACCACCGAGACGTTCGACGCGACCACCGAGGCCGAGGGCATCGTCCTGGTCGACTTCTGGGCCGCGTGGTGCGGTCCGTGCCGGAGGTTCGGCCCGGTCTTCGAGAAGATCTCCGAGCTCCACCCGGACGTCGTCTTCGCCAAGCTCGACACCGAGGCCGAGCAGGAGATCGCGGCCCGCCTGTCGATCACGTCGATCCCGACGCTGATGATCTTCCGCGACGGCACCCTGCTCTTCGCCGACGCCGGCGCCCTGCCGGGCAAGGCACTCGAGGACCTCATCGCCCAGGCGCGCGGCCTCGACATGGCCGAGGTCCGCCGCCAGGTCGCAGCCGAGTCCCCGGCGTCCTGA
- a CDS encoding sulfite exporter TauE/SafE family protein → MLAWLIPVGLVIGLSVGSLGGGGSILAVPALVYLFGQDSRAATTTSLLIVGVTSVIGAIPHQRVGRVRIGQGIAFGLLGVIGSYVGSRLSTTVPDEVLLTGFAFLILVVAALMTWRRHQQARIAPGAQPAAEPAPIVIWRPHVRVDWPRAGTVLGTATGVGLLTGFFGVGGGFAVVPALVLALGLSMPVAVGTSLVVIAINSATALASRIGQDVTLDWALIGGFTAAAVVGSLLGSRVVSRVSPARLSLAFTILLVVVAVYTAVRSVPQLF, encoded by the coding sequence GTGCTCGCGTGGTTGATCCCGGTCGGCCTGGTGATCGGGCTCAGCGTCGGCTCCCTGGGCGGGGGCGGCTCGATCCTCGCGGTCCCGGCGCTGGTCTACCTGTTCGGGCAGGACTCCCGCGCCGCGACGACGACATCCCTGCTCATCGTGGGCGTGACGTCGGTGATCGGGGCGATCCCGCACCAGCGCGTCGGCCGCGTCCGGATCGGCCAGGGCATCGCCTTCGGCCTGCTCGGGGTCATCGGCTCCTACGTCGGCTCACGGCTCTCGACGACAGTCCCCGACGAGGTCCTGCTGACGGGCTTCGCCTTCCTGATCCTCGTGGTCGCCGCCCTGATGACCTGGCGACGCCACCAGCAGGCACGGATCGCTCCCGGGGCCCAGCCGGCCGCCGAGCCGGCACCGATCGTCATCTGGCGCCCGCACGTGCGGGTGGACTGGCCACGAGCCGGCACGGTGCTGGGGACGGCCACCGGCGTGGGCCTGCTCACGGGCTTCTTCGGGGTGGGTGGCGGATTCGCCGTGGTACCCGCCCTCGTGCTCGCGCTCGGCCTGTCGATGCCGGTGGCCGTCGGGACGTCCCTGGTCGTCATCGCGATCAACAGCGCGACGGCACTGGCCTCGCGGATCGGTCAGGACGTGACGCTCGACTGGGCCCTGATCGGTGGCTTCACGGCTGCGGCAGTCGTCGGCAGCCTTCTGGGCAGTCGGGTCGTCTCACGGGTGAGCCCGGCCCGTCTGAGCCTGGCGTTCACCATCCTGCTCGTCGTCGTCGCGGTCTACACCGCTGTGCGGAGCGTTCCGCAGCTCTTCTGA
- a CDS encoding rhodanese-like domain-containing protein, translated as MSHTIVPIETPSLGDRSYLVHDGEVAFVVDPQRDIDRMLDTATRAGVRITHVLETHIHNDYVTGGHALAEATGAQYLVNADDPVTFERVPVRGGDVIDVSPQLQVRVLHTPGHTFTHLSYVLEGPEPVVFSGGSLLFGSTGRPDLLGAAHTHTLARHQYASAHKLAAELPDETQVMPTHGFGSFCSATATTDGATGSTIGQERRSNPALSKDEEDYVAEIVAGLDAYPAYYVHMGPANSAGPSAPDLTAPERADKAELRRRLAAGEWLVDLRTRTAFASGHVPGTFNFGLDGQFATYLGWLIPWGTPVTLLGESPEQVAEAQRELVRIGIDRPAAAATGTPAEWTDEVLATIERATFADLSQVRHHRPVAVLDVRRASEWRDGHIDGAVSIPLHALLQGLDQVPDGEVWVHCAGGYRASIAASLLAAHGRRVVHVDDSFAEHAAAAGLPLVQGQAA; from the coding sequence ATGAGCCACACCATCGTCCCGATCGAGACCCCGTCCCTCGGTGACCGGAGCTACCTCGTGCACGACGGCGAGGTCGCCTTCGTCGTCGACCCTCAGCGCGACATCGACCGGATGCTCGACACCGCCACCCGCGCCGGCGTGCGGATCACGCACGTGCTCGAGACGCACATCCACAACGACTACGTCACCGGCGGACATGCCCTCGCCGAGGCGACCGGCGCCCAGTACCTCGTCAACGCCGACGACCCGGTGACCTTCGAGCGCGTCCCGGTACGCGGCGGCGACGTCATCGACGTCAGCCCCCAGCTGCAGGTTCGCGTGCTGCACACGCCAGGCCACACCTTCACCCACCTGTCGTACGTGCTGGAGGGCCCCGAGCCGGTCGTCTTCTCCGGCGGCTCACTGCTGTTCGGCTCGACCGGGCGCCCCGACCTGCTCGGTGCCGCGCACACCCACACCCTTGCGCGGCACCAGTACGCCTCCGCCCACAAGCTCGCCGCCGAGCTGCCGGACGAGACGCAGGTCATGCCGACGCACGGCTTCGGCAGCTTCTGCTCGGCGACGGCCACGACGGACGGCGCCACCGGCTCGACCATCGGCCAGGAGCGCCGGAGCAACCCCGCGCTGAGCAAGGACGAGGAGGACTACGTCGCCGAGATCGTCGCAGGCCTCGACGCCTACCCGGCCTACTACGTGCACATGGGGCCGGCGAACTCCGCCGGGCCGTCCGCGCCCGACCTGACCGCACCCGAGCGGGCCGACAAGGCCGAGCTGCGCCGGCGACTGGCCGCAGGAGAGTGGCTCGTCGACCTGCGCACCCGGACCGCGTTCGCATCCGGACACGTCCCGGGGACCTTCAACTTCGGTCTCGACGGCCAGTTCGCGACCTATCTGGGCTGGTTGATCCCGTGGGGCACCCCGGTCACCCTCCTCGGCGAGAGCCCTGAGCAGGTCGCCGAGGCCCAGCGCGAGCTCGTCCGCATCGGCATCGACCGGCCGGCCGCCGCAGCAACCGGGACGCCCGCCGAGTGGACCGACGAGGTGCTGGCCACGATCGAGCGGGCGACGTTCGCCGACCTGTCCCAGGTCCGTCACCACCGACCGGTCGCCGTCCTGGACGTCCGCCGGGCCAGCGAGTGGCGTGACGGCCACATCGACGGTGCCGTCAGCATCCCGTTGCACGCGCTGCTGCAGGGCCTCGACCAGGTGCCGGACGGTGAGGTCTGGGTGCACTGCGCCGGTGGGTACCGCGCGTCGATCGCCGCGTCGCTGCTGGCTGCGCACGGCCGTCGGGTGGTGCACGTCGACGACTCGTTCGCCGAGCACGCCGCTGCCGCCGGCCTGCCGCTGGTGCAGGGCCAGGCCGCCTGA
- a CDS encoding rhodanese-like domain-containing protein, with protein MPEVQVQAFAAAQADGAFVLDVREPHEYVTGHVPGAQLIPVGQLPARVRDLPRDERIYVICASGNRSRVMTDLLTRNGFDALSVQGGTGEWVRSGRPVVVGPHPNAS; from the coding sequence ATGCCAGAGGTGCAGGTCCAGGCGTTCGCCGCGGCGCAGGCGGACGGTGCATTCGTGCTCGACGTCCGCGAGCCGCACGAGTACGTCACCGGTCACGTCCCCGGTGCTCAGCTGATTCCCGTCGGGCAGCTCCCCGCGCGGGTGCGTGACCTTCCCCGCGACGAGCGGATCTACGTGATCTGCGCCAGCGGGAACCGGAGCCGGGTGATGACCGACCTCCTGACCCGCAACGGCTTCGATGCGCTCTCCGTCCAGGGCGGCACCGGCGAGTGGGTCCGTTCCGGGCGCCCGGTCGTCGTCGGCCCGCACCCCAACGCCTCCTGA
- a CDS encoding BlaI/MecI/CopY family transcriptional regulator: protein MPDRTTPLPRLGALERQVMDVLWSCADELCTRRVLERLTTTTLAYTTVATVLTNLMRKGLVERVSTERAWSYRPRLERSEYVAGLMAQELAASDDRPGTLRDLVRALGSDDRAALRDALRPGSRRSDPPVAAGSTRFAECDA, encoded by the coding sequence ATGCCTGACCGGACGACGCCGCTGCCCCGCCTCGGTGCGCTCGAGCGCCAGGTGATGGACGTGCTCTGGTCCTGTGCCGACGAGCTGTGCACCCGGCGCGTCCTCGAACGGCTGACCACGACGACCCTGGCGTACACGACCGTCGCCACAGTCCTGACGAACCTCATGCGCAAGGGCCTCGTCGAGCGGGTCAGCACCGAACGCGCCTGGTCCTACCGACCGCGCCTGGAGCGCAGCGAGTACGTCGCCGGGCTCATGGCCCAGGAGCTCGCGGCGAGCGACGACCGTCCCGGAACCCTGCGCGACCTCGTCCGTGCCCTTGGGTCCGACGACCGGGCCGCCCTGCGGGACGCCCTTCGTCCGGGCTCACGCCGGTCCGACCCGCCCGTTGCAGCGGGATCCACGAGGTTCGCGGAATGCGACGCGTGA
- a CDS encoding thioredoxin family protein has translation MKIKVLGPGCANCVNLERVTREAVAAMGIDADIEKVTDYAAIAGYGVMRTPALVVDEKVVLSGRVPTAGHVRELLTPYVA, from the coding sequence ATGAAGATCAAGGTTCTCGGACCCGGCTGTGCGAACTGCGTCAACCTCGAGCGGGTCACGCGTGAGGCGGTCGCAGCGATGGGCATCGATGCCGACATCGAGAAGGTCACCGACTACGCGGCGATCGCCGGCTACGGGGTCATGCGTACACCGGCGCTGGTCGTCGACGAGAAGGTCGTGCTCTCCGGCCGGGTACCCACGGCCGGTCACGTCCGCGAGCTCCTGACGCCGTACGTCGCCTGA
- a CDS encoding permease gives MSVAERLRARTPTRRWVGLAVAAIVWFALYELNRPLWDWLLLDVLGLDPAGRLGSGVHFFFYDTVKIGLLLVGIIFVVTVLRSFMSVERTRALLGGRREGVGNVMAAGLGVVTPFCSCSAVPAFIGFVAAGVPLGVTMSFLISSPLVNEVAIALLFGMFGIGPTVMYVGAGLTIAIVAGFVLGRLRLERWVEPFVFETRLGGQLIDSTLGLSWDDRIQMGIEEVGVILRKIWPYLLVGIGLGAAIHGWAPEDFFAAYAGAGNPFAVLIAVAIGIPLYSNAAGIMPLVEALHDKGLPMGTLLAFMMAVVALSLPELILLRRVLKPQLIAFFVGVVGVGIIAVGYLFNAVIGV, from the coding sequence ATGAGCGTCGCCGAGCGGCTGCGGGCCAGGACGCCGACGCGCCGGTGGGTCGGCCTGGCGGTGGCGGCGATCGTCTGGTTCGCCCTGTACGAGCTGAACCGTCCGTTGTGGGACTGGTTGCTCCTCGACGTCCTGGGCCTCGACCCGGCGGGCCGCCTCGGCTCCGGTGTGCACTTCTTCTTCTACGACACCGTCAAGATCGGCCTGCTCCTGGTCGGGATCATCTTCGTCGTCACCGTGCTGCGGTCGTTCATGAGTGTCGAGCGCACGCGCGCGCTCCTCGGCGGCAGGCGCGAGGGCGTCGGCAACGTGATGGCCGCCGGGCTGGGCGTGGTCACCCCGTTCTGCTCGTGCAGCGCCGTGCCGGCCTTCATCGGCTTCGTCGCGGCCGGCGTGCCGCTCGGGGTCACGATGAGCTTCCTGATCTCCAGCCCGCTGGTCAACGAGGTCGCGATCGCCCTGCTGTTCGGGATGTTCGGCATCGGCCCGACAGTGATGTACGTCGGGGCCGGCCTGACGATCGCGATCGTGGCGGGCTTCGTGCTCGGGCGGTTGCGCCTGGAGCGCTGGGTCGAACCCTTCGTCTTCGAGACCCGCCTGGGCGGTCAGCTGATCGACTCGACCCTCGGCCTGAGCTGGGACGACCGGATCCAGATGGGCATCGAAGAGGTCGGCGTGATCCTGCGCAAGATCTGGCCCTACCTGCTCGTCGGCATCGGGCTCGGTGCGGCGATCCACGGCTGGGCACCGGAGGACTTCTTCGCGGCCTATGCCGGCGCAGGCAATCCGTTCGCCGTGCTGATCGCCGTGGCGATCGGGATCCCGCTGTACTCGAACGCCGCCGGGATCATGCCACTGGTCGAGGCGCTGCACGACAAGGGCCTGCCGATGGGCACCCTGCTGGCCTTCATGATGGCCGTCGTCGCCCTGAGCCTGCCCGAGCTCATCCTGCTGCGCCGGGTGCTCAAGCCTCAGCTCATCGCCTTCTTCGTCGGCGTCGTCGGTGTCGGGATCATCGCCGTCGGCTATCTCTTCAACGCCGTCATCGGCGTCTGA
- a CDS encoding helix-turn-helix transcriptional regulator: MTESRIVEVTDAPDGGPMAVLQAVADPIRWTVLEVLADAPRCVCDLQERVPVAGNLLSYHLKVLRDAGLVTTSRRGRWIDYALADDAHDRMRTALPGARAVVTS, translated from the coding sequence GTGACTGAATCAAGGATCGTTGAGGTGACGGACGCACCCGACGGGGGACCGATGGCGGTGCTCCAGGCCGTCGCGGACCCGATCCGCTGGACGGTGCTCGAGGTCCTGGCCGATGCCCCCCGGTGCGTGTGCGACCTGCAGGAGCGTGTCCCCGTGGCGGGCAACCTGCTGAGCTACCACCTCAAGGTGCTGCGGGACGCCGGCCTCGTCACGACCAGCCGGCGCGGGCGCTGGATCGACTACGCGCTGGCCGACGACGCGCACGACCGGATGCGCACGGCACTGCCCGGCGCGCGGGCGGTGGTGACCTCATGA
- a CDS encoding spermidine synthase — translation MAARFEELDWSSTPMGEISLRRRQDPVTGAQVYEVKLGDEYLMSSLFTVAEIEVARLALALLPGPGLDVAVGGLGLGYTAQAVLEHTGVRSLVVVEALAEVIDWHERGLVPVGERLTSDSRCRLVHGDFFAMAAGPVGLDPEQPGRQFHAVVVDIDHSPRHLLNPSHADFYEAAGLRRLTEWIHPGGVFALWSNDPPDDGFLAVLSAIFVDVEAVVVRFPNPLQGREATNTVYLARRSAG, via the coding sequence GTGGCCGCTCGCTTCGAGGAGCTGGACTGGAGCTCGACCCCGATGGGCGAGATCAGTCTCCGCCGACGGCAGGACCCGGTCACGGGGGCACAGGTCTACGAGGTCAAGCTCGGCGACGAGTACCTGATGTCGAGCCTGTTCACCGTCGCGGAGATCGAGGTGGCGCGGTTGGCGCTGGCTCTGCTGCCCGGGCCCGGGCTCGATGTCGCGGTCGGCGGGCTCGGCCTGGGCTACACGGCCCAGGCCGTCCTGGAGCACACCGGGGTGCGGTCCCTGGTCGTGGTGGAGGCACTCGCCGAGGTCATCGACTGGCACGAGCGCGGACTGGTCCCGGTGGGGGAGCGGCTCACCTCGGACTCGCGCTGCCGTCTGGTCCACGGCGACTTCTTCGCGATGGCCGCCGGGCCGGTCGGGCTCGATCCGGAGCAACCGGGGCGGCAGTTCCACGCGGTGGTCGTCGACATCGACCACTCGCCGCGCCACCTCCTGAACCCCAGCCACGCCGACTTCTACGAGGCGGCAGGGCTGCGTCGTCTCACCGAGTGGATCCACCCGGGCGGTGTGTTCGCCCTGTGGTCGAACGATCCGCCGGACGACGGCTTCCTCGCCGTTCTCTCGGCGATCTTCGTGGACGTCGAGGCGGTGGTCGTGCGGTTCCCGAACCCGCTGCAGGGCCGGGAGGCGACCAACACGGTGTACCTGGCCCGGCGGTCGGCGGGTTAG
- a CDS encoding heavy metal translocating P-type ATPase, with product MDWLRSHVETLLFVVSATLLAVGGGLWLLELGGPARAVWIAGTVLGLAFSVAWTVEGLLARQAGVDVIAVLALAGALVVDEPFAGAMITVMLASGRLLEARAGARARRELSLLVARAPRIARRLVEGGVAEIGVDDVVPGDRLLVGTGEVVPVDGRLLSTAVLDESALAGEPLPVERPQGDDVRSGVVNAGAPFTLVSTAAASASTYAGVVRLVEQAQASSAPFVRVADRFAVLFVPLTLVVAAAAWAISADPVRAVAVLVVATPCPLLLAAPIAIMSGLSRAAHVGVVIKGGGALERLAVGRVMLFDKTGTLTQGRPTLSDVVTATDRIDADELLRLAASLDQVSAHVLATAIVTGATRRGMALEMPTEVRERHGYGLQGRVGDHEVRLGKSGWVVGESTPSWVRQVRRRADLDGSLTVFVAVDGQAAGAFLLEDPIRTDAPRMVRALRAAGVARMVLVTGDRADIADTVGRIVGVDSVLADCDPAEKLRAIHAEGGQNGTIMVGDGVNDAPALAAAGVGVALAARGATASSEAADVVLTVDRVDALADAIMIARRSRRIAVQSVVVGMSLSLVAMGFAAVGLLPPAAGAVLQEVIDVLAIAIALRAVLPGRVHTLTLPAEDIAMAHRLRVEHDAVLPVVERVRSVADGLSARACDLAPARGLLVALETDLIPHERADEALLVPLVARALGGPDTTAALSRTHAEIEHQVNRLHRLLLELTDETAAPEDVVELRRLLYGLYAVLRLHNAQEEEGAFSLVPDGAHTLTARRPVA from the coding sequence ATGGACTGGCTGCGGTCGCACGTCGAGACACTCCTGTTCGTCGTGTCCGCCACCCTCCTGGCGGTCGGCGGCGGGCTCTGGTTGCTGGAGCTCGGCGGTCCGGCGCGCGCGGTGTGGATCGCCGGCACCGTGCTCGGACTGGCCTTCTCGGTGGCCTGGACCGTCGAGGGCCTGCTGGCCCGTCAGGCCGGCGTCGACGTCATCGCGGTGCTCGCCCTCGCCGGGGCGCTGGTGGTCGACGAGCCGTTCGCGGGCGCCATGATCACGGTGATGCTCGCGAGCGGTCGGCTGCTCGAGGCGCGCGCCGGCGCCAGGGCCCGCCGCGAGCTGAGCCTGCTGGTGGCCCGCGCCCCGCGGATCGCCCGCCGCCTGGTCGAGGGCGGCGTCGCCGAGATCGGGGTCGACGACGTCGTGCCCGGCGACCGTCTCCTGGTCGGCACCGGTGAGGTCGTCCCGGTGGACGGTCGGTTGCTCTCGACGGCCGTGCTGGACGAGTCCGCCCTGGCCGGCGAGCCGCTCCCGGTCGAGCGGCCGCAGGGCGACGACGTCCGCAGCGGCGTGGTGAACGCCGGTGCACCCTTCACCCTCGTCTCGACGGCAGCGGCCTCGGCGTCGACCTACGCCGGCGTGGTGCGCCTCGTCGAGCAGGCCCAGGCGTCCTCGGCGCCGTTCGTCCGGGTGGCCGACCGGTTCGCTGTGCTCTTCGTCCCGCTCACCCTCGTGGTCGCGGCCGCCGCCTGGGCGATCAGCGCCGACCCGGTCCGCGCGGTCGCTGTCCTGGTCGTCGCCACGCCGTGCCCGCTGCTGCTGGCCGCGCCGATCGCGATCATGTCCGGCCTGTCACGCGCTGCGCACGTCGGCGTCGTGATCAAGGGCGGCGGCGCCCTCGAGCGGCTGGCCGTCGGCCGGGTCATGCTGTTCGACAAGACCGGCACGCTCACCCAGGGCCGACCGACGCTCTCCGACGTCGTCACCGCGACCGATCGGATCGACGCCGACGAGCTGCTGCGCCTCGCCGCCTCCCTCGACCAGGTCTCGGCCCACGTGCTCGCCACCGCCATCGTCACGGGAGCGACCCGCCGGGGCATGGCCCTCGAGATGCCGACCGAGGTGCGCGAGCGGCACGGCTACGGCCTGCAGGGGCGCGTCGGGGACCACGAGGTCCGCCTCGGCAAGTCGGGGTGGGTCGTCGGCGAGTCCACCCCCAGCTGGGTCCGCCAGGTCCGACGACGTGCCGATCTCGACGGCTCCCTGACCGTCTTCGTCGCCGTCGACGGGCAGGCAGCGGGTGCCTTCCTGCTCGAGGACCCGATCCGCACGGACGCCCCGCGCATGGTGCGGGCCCTGCGCGCCGCCGGGGTCGCCCGGATGGTGCTGGTCACCGGCGACCGCGCAGACATCGCGGACACCGTCGGCCGGATCGTCGGGGTCGACTCGGTGCTCGCTGACTGCGACCCGGCCGAGAAGCTGCGGGCGATCCACGCCGAGGGCGGTCAGAACGGCACGATCATGGTCGGTGACGGCGTGAACGACGCCCCCGCGCTGGCGGCGGCCGGAGTGGGTGTCGCGCTCGCTGCCCGGGGAGCCACCGCGTCGTCCGAGGCCGCCGACGTCGTGCTCACCGTCGACCGGGTCGACGCGCTGGCCGACGCGATCATGATCGCGCGCAGGTCGCGGCGGATCGCGGTCCAGTCCGTCGTCGTGGGGATGAGCCTGTCCCTGGTCGCGATGGGCTTCGCAGCCGTCGGGCTGCTGCCCCCGGCGGCGGGCGCAGTGCTCCAGGAGGTCATCGACGTGCTCGCGATCGCGATCGCCCTGCGCGCGGTCCTGCCGGGGCGGGTGCACACCCTCACGCTCCCCGCGGAGGACATCGCCATGGCCCACCGGTTGCGGGTCGAGCACGATGCGGTGCTGCCGGTCGTCGAGCGGGTCCGTTCCGTCGCGGACGGGCTGTCCGCGCGAGCCTGCGACCTGGCACCGGCGCGCGGCCTGCTCGTGGCGCTCGAGACGGACCTCATCCCGCACGAGCGCGCGGACGAGGCGCTGCTCGTGCCGCTCGTCGCACGCGCACTCGGCGGCCCGGACACCACAGCGGCGCTGAGCCGCACGCACGCCGAGATCGAGCACCAGGTCAACCGGCTGCACCGGCTGCTCCTCGAGCTGACCGACGAGACCGCCGCGCCGGAGGATGTCGTCGAGCTCCGTCGCCTGCTCTACGGGCTGTACGCCGTGCTCCGCCTGCACAACGCGCAGGAGGAGGAGGGCGCGTTCAGCCTGGTCCCGGACGGTGCGCACACCCTCACCGCTCGACGCCCGGTCGCCTGA